The following coding sequences are from one Pigmentibacter sp. JX0631 window:
- a CDS encoding chemotaxis protein CheA, with protein MLDDFELELQKTFFQEADINLEEAEEVYLQLGENPPEDLLARSFRLAHNLKGSAKAVGFSEVAEILHHLENLLLKMKKKELNVTNAVVNMLLMTNDKLKEFIEILKGNPAEKLENKAIIEEISKITTESGGQAEVQATQENQGAFLFQNDESHTIDGAKKDEIKVPKNNKQKVKKDLTEEIIRIPLSKIEKLQNYIGEIVIVQSIFAEQIKAMQNQSFKNYFRVLNKTTKEVQDIIMNLRLVPIKPVFQKLARTARDTSAMLKKEIQIDFLGEETEIDKIILDEISDPLMHMVRNAIDHGLENNAERKEKNKPLEGHVSVTATHEAGHLIISVKDDGKGLNAKSLYEIATKKGVLKGTENLTDEECYQLIFAPGFSTKVETTEISGRGVGMDVVKTNIEMLNGKINIQTEIDKGTNFIIRIPLSVGIMDAFITEICGEKYIIPVNQVIECLSLNKSNLNHISGNETIIILRNEEITIVDLGLGLFPKKIDKVKDKEKVIIIAQGHGKKIGVIVDKIIAIQSVVTKSIGEEMRCEKGFVGSVILGDGKVVPILDVTELISGKFFQQNLQKNKNSISLKAG; from the coding sequence ACTTGCTCACAATTTAAAAGGGAGCGCAAAAGCCGTTGGTTTTAGTGAAGTTGCTGAAATTCTTCATCATCTTGAAAATTTATTGCTTAAAATGAAAAAGAAAGAGCTGAATGTCACCAATGCGGTGGTAAATATGCTCTTGATGACAAATGATAAATTGAAGGAATTTATTGAAATATTAAAAGGAAATCCTGCTGAAAAACTTGAAAATAAAGCCATAATTGAAGAAATTTCCAAAATTACTACAGAATCAGGAGGACAAGCAGAAGTTCAAGCAACACAAGAAAATCAAGGTGCTTTTCTTTTTCAGAATGATGAAAGTCATACCATAGATGGTGCCAAAAAAGACGAAATTAAAGTTCCTAAAAATAACAAACAAAAAGTAAAAAAAGATTTAACTGAAGAAATAATAAGAATACCACTGAGTAAAATTGAAAAATTACAAAACTATATTGGTGAAATAGTTATTGTCCAAAGTATTTTTGCTGAACAAATAAAGGCAATGCAAAATCAAAGTTTTAAAAATTACTTTCGCGTATTAAATAAAACCACAAAAGAAGTTCAAGATATTATCATGAATTTAAGACTAGTCCCGATAAAACCTGTTTTTCAAAAACTAGCGCGCACTGCACGCGATACTTCTGCAATGCTAAAAAAAGAAATTCAAATTGATTTTTTAGGGGAAGAAACAGAAATTGATAAAATTATTTTAGACGAAATTTCAGACCCTTTGATGCATATGGTCCGCAATGCAATCGATCACGGACTTGAAAATAATGCAGAAAGAAAAGAAAAAAACAAACCATTAGAAGGACATGTTAGCGTAACTGCAACGCATGAAGCGGGTCACCTTATTATTAGTGTAAAAGATGATGGAAAAGGATTAAATGCGAAAAGTTTATATGAAATAGCAACGAAAAAAGGTGTTCTTAAAGGTACAGAAAATTTAACAGATGAAGAATGTTATCAACTTATTTTTGCTCCAGGTTTTTCTACCAAAGTAGAAACCACAGAAATATCCGGACGCGGGGTCGGAATGGATGTGGTAAAAACCAATATAGAAATGTTAAATGGAAAAATAAATATACAAACAGAAATTGATAAAGGAACAAATTTTATTATAAGAATACCACTTTCCGTTGGAATTATGGATGCATTTATTACTGAAATATGTGGAGAAAAATATATCATACCAGTCAATCAAGTAATTGAATGCCTAAGCTTAAATAAAAGTAACTTAAATCATATTTCAGGAAATGAAACTATTATTATATTACGCAATGAAGAAATTACTATTGTTGATTTAGGACTAGGATTATTTCCCAAAAAAATAGACAAAGTTAAAGATAAAGAAAAAGTGATTATCATAGCTCAAGGACATGGCAAAAAAATTGGAGTTATTGTCGATAAAATTATTGCTATACAATCCGTCGTTACTAAATCTATTGGTGAAGAAATGCGTTGTGAAAAAGGCTTTGTAGGAAGTGTAATTCTTGGTGATGGAAAAGTCGTACCAATTTTGGATGTAACAGAATTAATTAGTGGAAAGTTTTTTCAACAAAATTTACAAAAAAATAAAAATTCAATTTCATTAAAAGCAGGATGA
- a CDS encoding chemotaxis protein CheW: MTMHEENKIEKLYTTDNRYLCFSLGNEHFSIPLLQVKEVIGIPEFTTIPYTPNYFCGIMNLRGKVISVIDMRKKLSITTKGLDENSVIVCDLDNITIGILVDSVDYVINIEKEKILPKPDMQSSIKNDYIEGLIEYKSILIVLINLAKSLSIEDLVHIEKAAA, encoded by the coding sequence ATGACAATGCATGAAGAAAATAAAATTGAAAAACTTTATACAACAGATAATAGATATTTATGTTTTAGTTTAGGAAATGAGCATTTTAGCATCCCCCTTTTACAGGTTAAAGAAGTTATTGGCATACCTGAATTTACCACAATTCCTTACACACCGAACTATTTTTGTGGAATTATGAATTTGCGTGGAAAAGTTATAAGTGTAATAGATATGCGAAAAAAACTCTCTATTACAACCAAAGGTCTGGATGAAAATTCGGTGATAGTTTGTGATTTAGATAACATTACAATTGGTATTCTTGTTGATTCAGTAGATTACGTCATTAATATCGAAAAAGAAAAAATACTTCCAAAACCAGACATGCAGTCAAGTATTAAAAATGACTACATTGAAGGGCTCATAGAATATAAAAGCATTTTAATTGTTCTTATTAATTTAGCAAAATCATTAAGTATTGAAGACCTGGTTCATATAGAGAAAGCTGCGGCATAA
- a CDS encoding methyl-accepting chemotaxis protein, with protein MFDKISLKMKILILSLGGITIISIFLTIFSYINFSHQEQNVKDKIFFTAITFSDQISDQFYERYGDVKTFSLHFKNFTTNSRETVNYLNSLTKFYGIYDLILVCDLNGHLLSINDESPEGKKINSEILYKENFSKTPWFKETIAKKYLQDEKKGFTGVNFQDANFDETLEKVFHEKRYGTVFSTLIYNSKGEPIGVISNHAKFNWVEDLATRMYENFIQSKIKSLHITLINKEGEIILDYNPNRNNNKKEIIHDEKILNKYNLVKVGQPAAVQANKGEEGVLESLNSRYKIWQIQSYALVKGDKMVDELSWKILVRIDRDEAYSSIINLKLSFIAAFIFVFGCSIFLSIFFSKNLANKLFFVAQNLVKGNEKLNKTSNESTKNSETLYSATTRQASSLQQSVTAVNEISAMMNKTAEMAENSRIKANENIQKVNEGKNVINKMVNAIQNIKSRNQDIMDQVIEGNQRISEIVKVISEIENKTKVINEIVFQTKLLSFNASVEAARAGEHGRGFSVVAEEVGNLAQMSGTASKEISTMLDNSINKVKNIISQTKSNVESIVEQSKKAMQQGEETSVECSNIFEQIFSNSQEVNHIIYEIANSAQEQAKGVEEINHAMHDLDNVTHQNNSIAQKSSQTAKELLTQSYELEQMANNLLLIVLGKNQINLKKIAANDNYNPPASPPTKKHINGNTIKEEAKKSEIKLVNEVSKHSQVKKANTEMEKANDKGSEKKKINPTEDVPSFNDPRFEDL; from the coding sequence ATGTTTGATAAAATTTCATTAAAAATGAAGATTTTAATACTGAGTTTAGGCGGTATTACAATCATAAGTATATTTCTTACAATCTTTTCATATATAAATTTTTCCCACCAAGAACAAAATGTAAAAGATAAAATCTTCTTTACTGCAATTACTTTTTCAGATCAAATCTCTGATCAATTTTATGAACGCTATGGTGATGTTAAAACTTTTTCACTCCATTTTAAAAATTTCACTACAAATTCTAGAGAAACAGTAAATTATCTTAATTCTTTGACAAAGTTTTATGGAATATATGATCTCATATTAGTATGTGACTTAAACGGCCATTTATTAAGCATAAACGATGAATCCCCAGAAGGAAAAAAAATAAATTCAGAAATACTCTACAAAGAAAATTTTTCTAAAACACCATGGTTTAAAGAAACTATAGCTAAAAAATATTTACAAGATGAAAAAAAAGGTTTCACTGGTGTTAATTTTCAAGATGCAAATTTTGATGAAACATTAGAAAAAGTTTTTCATGAAAAAAGGTATGGAACAGTATTTTCTACTTTAATTTATAATTCCAAAGGTGAGCCAATTGGAGTTATCAGTAATCATGCCAAATTCAATTGGGTGGAAGATTTAGCAACAAGAATGTATGAAAATTTTATTCAATCCAAAATAAAAAGTTTACATATTACTTTGATAAACAAAGAAGGTGAAATTATATTAGATTATAATCCTAATCGTAATAATAATAAAAAAGAAATCATTCACGATGAAAAAATATTAAATAAATATAATTTGGTTAAAGTGGGACAACCAGCTGCAGTGCAGGCAAATAAAGGTGAAGAAGGAGTTCTTGAGTCCTTAAATTCACGCTACAAGATTTGGCAAATACAATCTTATGCCCTTGTAAAAGGTGACAAAATGGTTGATGAACTGAGCTGGAAAATTTTAGTTCGGATAGATAGAGACGAAGCATACTCATCTATCATAAATTTAAAATTAAGTTTTATAGCTGCATTTATTTTTGTTTTTGGTTGTTCTATTTTTCTAAGTATCTTCTTTAGTAAAAATTTAGCAAATAAATTATTTTTTGTTGCACAAAACCTAGTAAAAGGAAATGAAAAATTAAATAAAACATCAAATGAATCAACAAAAAATAGTGAAACTTTATATTCAGCTACAACTAGACAAGCTTCATCTTTGCAACAAAGTGTAACAGCAGTCAACGAAATTAGTGCAATGATGAACAAGACTGCAGAAATGGCTGAAAATTCAAGAATAAAAGCCAATGAAAACATTCAAAAGGTAAATGAAGGTAAAAATGTAATCAATAAAATGGTTAATGCAATTCAAAATATTAAATCACGCAACCAAGATATTATGGATCAAGTTATTGAAGGAAACCAACGTATTTCAGAAATTGTAAAAGTTATTTCTGAAATTGAAAACAAAACAAAGGTTATTAATGAAATTGTTTTTCAAACGAAACTACTTTCATTTAATGCTTCTGTCGAAGCTGCTAGAGCAGGCGAGCATGGACGAGGATTTTCCGTTGTTGCAGAAGAAGTAGGAAATTTAGCTCAAATGAGTGGAACGGCTTCAAAAGAAATTTCAACCATGCTTGATAATAGTATTAATAAAGTCAAAAATATTATTTCGCAAACAAAATCTAATGTAGAAAGTATTGTAGAACAATCTAAAAAAGCCATGCAGCAAGGTGAAGAAACAAGCGTTGAATGTTCAAATATTTTTGAGCAAATTTTTAGCAATTCACAAGAGGTAAATCATATTATCTATGAGATTGCGAATTCAGCACAAGAACAAGCAAAAGGTGTTGAAGAAATAAATCACGCCATGCATGACCTCGACAACGTTACTCATCAAAATAATTCTATCGCCCAAAAATCTTCGCAAACAGCAAAAGAGCTCCTAACTCAAAGTTATGAATTAGAACAAATGGCAAATAATTTACTACTTATAGTTTTAGGGAAAAATCAAATTAATCTGAAAAAAATTGCTGCAAATGACAATTATAATCCTCCTGCCTCACCGCCAACGAAAAAGCATATAAATGGAAATACAATAAAAGAAGAAGCAAAAAAATCAGAAATTAAATTGGTAAATGAAGTATCAAAGCATTCCCAAGTTAAAAAAGCAAATACTGAAATGGAAAAGGCTAATGATAAAGGTTCTGAAAAAAAGAAAATAAATCCGACTGAAGATGTTCCATCATTTAATGATCCTAGATTTGAGGACTTATAA
- the cheB gene encoding chemotaxis-specific protein-glutamate methyltransferase CheB encodes MNNEWYNLIKRISNIAHDETGNQLSEKNFSMVEARLNKRFSILGITSPNEYIKHLEKNFETEKKAIISLLTTHHTYFFREYFHFEDIEKKYLNQITSEKTGKTLRIWSAACSQGQEAYSISMFFNKLKNENKIKDFDYKIIGTDIDHESVKYAQNSVYLYKDLIQIPMTYVHGNWVRGLGDIRDYVKPKKHIKDPIIFEEANLLKLSNKFINEKFDIIFCRNVLIYFNQQQITEIITSLLSRLEPYGLLILGISESILSLNLPVKLLANSIYTHKSYSPKEKFIPDIVIQNEPKIINVLCVDDAPTILVLLKKILTKEKGFQVVATAASAKEAREKLKTTKVDIMTLDIHMPEETGIDYLRSDFNNENHPPVLIVSSIERDGTDVAKQALSLGAADYVEKPNLKNLEDSIEEICFKLETIYDNYKASKSKNNSYSIIPTNITNVQPLESNFIKVLIVDDSATIRMQLKSILSKSKQIKVIGEIEDPRILDEKIYELKPDIITLDINMPYLNGIDILKQIIPKYKIPTIVVSALNMEEGSLVMEALELGAFDFFQKPDLSQIEEQSKILIEKIIHCKNAKINTASNFKFSTNNFTEKLDTDYLIAIGSSTGGTEALKVILEQLPQEIPPIVIVQHIPEVFSKALADRLNKLCRFEVTEAKNGDIVEKNKVYIAPGNKHMLVQKLNNKLLIQINQTEVYNSHRPSVDVLFNSIADLNLKKSIGIILTGMGSDGAKGLKKLKETGAKTIAQNEQSCVVFGMPKEAIKLNAADYVEPIEDIARKIISLSKV; translated from the coding sequence ATGAATAACGAATGGTATAATTTAATTAAAAGAATATCAAATATTGCGCATGATGAAACCGGCAATCAACTTTCTGAAAAAAACTTTTCTATGGTTGAGGCTAGGTTAAATAAACGCTTTTCTATTCTTGGCATTACTTCTCCCAATGAATATATTAAACACCTAGAAAAAAATTTTGAAACAGAAAAAAAAGCCATAATTTCTTTACTTACGACTCATCATACATATTTTTTTAGAGAATATTTTCATTTTGAGGACATTGAAAAAAAATATTTAAACCAAATTACATCGGAAAAGACTGGAAAAACACTTAGAATTTGGAGTGCTGCATGTAGTCAAGGACAAGAAGCCTATTCTATATCGATGTTTTTTAATAAGTTAAAAAACGAAAATAAAATAAAAGATTTTGATTATAAAATAATTGGAACAGATATTGACCATGAGTCTGTAAAATACGCACAAAATTCAGTTTATTTATATAAAGATCTTATTCAAATTCCCATGACGTATGTACATGGAAATTGGGTGCGTGGCTTAGGTGACATTCGCGACTATGTTAAACCTAAAAAGCATATAAAAGATCCTATTATTTTCGAAGAAGCAAATTTACTAAAATTAAGTAACAAGTTTATCAATGAAAAATTTGATATTATTTTTTGCCGCAATGTTTTAATTTATTTTAATCAACAACAAATAACTGAAATAATAACTTCACTATTAAGTAGATTAGAACCATATGGTTTACTTATTCTTGGAATTAGTGAGTCCATTTTGAGTCTTAATTTACCGGTAAAATTACTGGCTAATTCTATTTATACTCACAAAAGCTATTCACCAAAAGAAAAATTTATACCTGATATTGTTATTCAAAATGAGCCAAAAATAATAAATGTCTTATGTGTTGATGACGCTCCAACAATTCTAGTTCTTCTGAAAAAAATATTAACAAAAGAAAAAGGTTTTCAAGTTGTAGCCACCGCCGCAAGTGCAAAGGAAGCTAGAGAAAAACTAAAAACTACAAAAGTTGATATTATGACGCTAGATATTCATATGCCAGAGGAAACAGGTATCGATTATTTACGCTCTGATTTTAATAATGAAAATCATCCTCCTGTTCTCATTGTCAGTTCAATAGAACGTGACGGTACAGATGTTGCTAAACAAGCTTTATCTTTAGGAGCTGCTGACTATGTTGAAAAGCCAAATCTTAAAAATTTGGAAGATTCAATAGAAGAAATTTGCTTTAAACTTGAAACAATTTATGATAATTATAAGGCGAGTAAAAGCAAAAATAATTCTTATTCAATTATACCAACAAATATTACTAATGTACAACCTCTAGAAAGTAACTTTATTAAAGTTTTAATTGTTGATGATTCTGCAACTATAAGAATGCAATTAAAATCAATACTATCTAAAAGTAAACAAATTAAAGTAATAGGTGAAATTGAGGACCCAAGAATTTTAGATGAAAAAATTTATGAACTGAAACCTGATATCATAACACTTGATATTAATATGCCTTACCTAAATGGAATAGATATTTTAAAACAAATTATTCCAAAGTATAAAATACCTACCATTGTTGTCAGTGCTTTAAATATGGAAGAAGGCTCACTTGTTATGGAGGCTCTAGAATTAGGAGCTTTTGATTTTTTTCAAAAACCAGATTTAAGTCAAATTGAAGAACAAAGTAAAATTTTAATTGAAAAAATTATTCACTGTAAAAATGCAAAAATTAATACTGCTAGTAATTTTAAATTTAGTACTAATAATTTTACTGAAAAATTAGATACAGATTATTTAATTGCAATTGGTTCTTCAACTGGAGGAACTGAAGCTCTGAAAGTCATTTTAGAACAATTACCCCAAGAAATTCCACCAATTGTTATTGTTCAGCACATCCCGGAAGTATTCTCAAAAGCTCTGGCCGATAGATTAAATAAACTATGTCGTTTTGAAGTAACAGAAGCAAAAAATGGTGACATAGTTGAAAAAAACAAGGTATATATTGCCCCAGGTAATAAACATATGTTAGTGCAAAAACTAAATAATAAACTTTTAATTCAAATTAATCAGACAGAAGTTTATAATAGTCATCGCCCATCAGTTGATGTTTTATTTAATTCTATAGCAGATCTAAATCTTAAAAAATCGATTGGAATTATTTTGACTGGTATGGGAAGTGATGGAGCAAAAGGTTTAAAAAAATTAAAAGAAACTGGAGCAAAAACGATTGCACAAAATGAGCAAAGCTGTGTCGTTTTTGGTATGCCAAAAGAAGCAATTAAACTAAATGCAGCAGATTACGTAGAACCAATTGAAGATATAGCTAGAAAAATTATTTCATTGTCAAAAGTTTGA
- a CDS encoding response regulator has protein sequence MIHDFNEKEIYLIDDEVGILEVINDIIKTHLEVKIKQFTSPIKALEQLSKGQYPNLILVDIKMPKMNGLEFIENVNKLKIKKPIIVISGHAEKSEAVECLKLGAYHLLDKPVTFEILIHTILQALTLEEVFVLNEKLTEEKEILIKLFKQFVEKSEERVFEIENIVLEKTKIIQEDKVLLKSFLDKINECNELDREIVKTYKDISKLMKKQNTMLNKNISQEFLESKVIQIRKNI, from the coding sequence ATGATTCATGATTTTAATGAAAAAGAAATTTATCTAATTGATGATGAAGTAGGAATTTTAGAAGTAATTAATGATATCATAAAAACTCATTTAGAAGTAAAAATAAAACAATTTACTTCACCAATAAAAGCTTTAGAACAATTATCAAAAGGCCAATATCCTAATTTAATTTTAGTTGATATAAAAATGCCGAAAATGAACGGACTTGAATTTATTGAAAATGTCAATAAATTAAAAATAAAAAAACCAATCATTGTTATTTCTGGCCATGCAGAAAAGTCAGAAGCAGTAGAATGTTTAAAACTTGGAGCATATCATTTACTAGATAAACCCGTTACCTTTGAAATTTTAATCCATACTATTTTACAGGCTTTAACCTTAGAAGAAGTTTTTGTTTTAAATGAAAAGTTAACTGAAGAAAAAGAAATTCTTATAAAACTGTTTAAACAGTTTGTCGAAAAAAGCGAGGAAAGAGTTTTTGAAATTGAAAATATTGTTTTAGAAAAAACTAAGATCATTCAAGAAGATAAAGTGCTACTAAAAAGTTTTCTTGACAAAATAAATGAGTGTAATGAATTAGATCGAGAAATAGTTAAAACATACAAAGATATTTCTAAACTAATGAAAAAACAAAATACAATGTTAAATAAAAATATTTCACAAGAATTTCTTGAAAGTAAAGTAATCCAAATAAGAAAAAATATTTAA
- a CDS encoding P-loop NTPase fold protein, which translates to MIDDNKNKSSIKECFDNFRRLVSNDPPLLRIVKEKLAKHDGADEHKSLNYDTIKHQIDTFIRKNENLIFIIGPWGSGKTYLIEKYSNEIQADGLHFIKKSFFGITSLSEAYMHLLGFFKATFFLFMLYFIFYIFGFYSSKFFAPVFIIISLILLANKFKLSYSLYKIVSCLVDLLITSGFHLAIVTRKVLDMREFNNYKHKVYILDDLDHSSLKEEDRWALLANLWNFNTTYIVLLGYSENERIQGKNKFEIIELCEKLEGKIIFLPIAWERNEEIINHYLSQIFENNKIHLAFQNPTWLNTFTPRELINIADNFKIRFEEYQLRHKGYEVIAELFFDCYMIRVFLENYSEKKNIDSEKKIYLIKNTDSIVSKDISKFYDSSILFLENKFFPKLEMLNNLQTPYKWSSFYDKDELLRKIFLRKEEEMIKFFDDTMDLWIPENAKKPFP; encoded by the coding sequence ATGATTGACGATAATAAAAATAAAAGTTCTATAAAAGAATGTTTCGACAATTTTAGGCGTCTCGTTTCAAATGATCCACCTTTACTAAGAATTGTAAAAGAAAAGTTAGCTAAACATGATGGTGCTGATGAACATAAAAGTTTAAATTATGACACAATAAAACATCAAATAGATACATTCATTCGAAAAAATGAAAACCTTATTTTTATTATTGGTCCTTGGGGTTCTGGAAAAACATATTTAATAGAAAAATACTCGAATGAAATTCAAGCAGATGGCTTGCACTTTATAAAAAAAAGTTTCTTTGGAATAACTTCGCTTAGTGAAGCTTATATGCATTTACTAGGTTTTTTTAAAGCAACGTTCTTTCTTTTTATGCTCTATTTTATTTTTTATATTTTTGGATTTTATTCTTCAAAATTTTTTGCTCCTGTTTTTATTATCATTAGCCTTATATTATTGGCTAATAAATTTAAGTTATCATATTCTCTCTATAAAATTGTTAGTTGTTTAGTTGATTTATTAATTACGAGTGGTTTTCATTTAGCAATCGTTACAAGAAAAGTACTCGATATGCGGGAATTTAATAACTATAAACATAAAGTATATATTTTAGATGATTTAGACCATAGTTCCTTAAAAGAAGAAGACAGGTGGGCTTTGTTAGCAAATTTATGGAATTTTAATACCACTTACATAGTATTGCTAGGTTATTCTGAAAATGAACGGATTCAAGGGAAAAATAAATTTGAAATAATTGAACTTTGTGAAAAACTTGAAGGAAAAATTATTTTTCTTCCAATTGCCTGGGAAAGAAATGAAGAAATTATCAATCACTATCTTTCGCAAATTTTTGAAAATAATAAAATACATTTAGCTTTTCAAAATCCTACATGGTTAAATACTTTTACTCCACGAGAATTGATAAACATTGCTGACAATTTTAAAATTCGTTTTGAAGAATATCAACTTCGCCATAAAGGATATGAAGTCATTGCAGAATTATTCTTTGATTGCTATATGATAAGAGTTTTTTTAGAAAACTATTCAGAAAAAAAGAATATCGATAGCGAGAAAAAAATATATTTAATTAAAAATACAGATAGTATTGTGAGTAAAGATATTTCAAAATTTTATGATTCAAGTATTCTTTTCCTAGAAAATAAATTTTTTCCAAAACTAGAAATGTTAAATAATTTACAAACTCCATATAAATGGTCATCTTTTTATGATAAAGATGAGCTTCTAAGAAAGATCTTTCTTCGCAAAGAAGAAGAAATGATCAAATTTTTTGATGATACTATGGATTTGTGGATACCCGAAAATGCAAAAAAGCCGTTCCCGTAA
- a CDS encoding aspartate aminotransferase family protein, translating to MQKSRSRKLNNSFLSRLQNVECPDTTYINENFPIVMKKGKGMSIQDVDNNKYLDFTACFGVLALGHRPQTTIQAIRKQAAKLIHGMGDVHPTEAKINLLEQIAKITPYEKAKSLLGQSGGDAIESAIKTAMLATNRYQFLSFSGGYHGLQFAPLALNHRQDFIHGFEPWLHNKSTAIPFPSFSPDETGLDSQQLKCIHQLYPADVVLNLLEDELKKKIYAALILEPIQGRGGKRAFTAEFLKTCKELCAKYGTLLVFDEIYTGFGRTGKLFALQHFNVTPDLLCLGKAMGGGLPISLCVGDIMEVWEKSKGEARQTQTFLGHPLACAVAYETIKTIQKNLPNFQKELLAIDQEFLKFQQNMQQEGLFTRFPFVIRGKGFMKGIWFYKSDAGFCVPLMEQLLNHGFIVLPEGERADVLSFTPPLIVKANHFNKIFKTIIQLLKNSV from the coding sequence ATGCAAAAAAGCCGTTCCCGTAAACTAAATAATTCTTTTCTTTCTCGCCTGCAAAACGTCGAATGTCCAGACACAACATATATAAATGAAAATTTCCCTATTGTAATGAAAAAAGGGAAAGGGATGTCTATTCAAGATGTTGATAATAATAAATATCTTGATTTTACAGCTTGTTTTGGTGTTTTAGCATTAGGCCATAGACCTCAAACAACTATTCAAGCAATCCGTAAACAAGCAGCAAAATTAATTCATGGTATGGGAGACGTTCATCCTACTGAGGCTAAAATTAATCTTTTAGAACAAATTGCAAAAATTACACCTTATGAAAAAGCAAAATCATTATTAGGTCAAAGCGGCGGAGATGCTATTGAGTCTGCTATTAAAACCGCTATGCTTGCAACCAATCGGTATCAATTTTTAAGCTTTTCTGGCGGATATCATGGATTACAATTTGCCCCATTAGCTTTAAATCATCGACAAGATTTTATCCATGGCTTTGAACCTTGGCTGCACAATAAAAGTACCGCCATTCCTTTTCCGTCTTTTTCCCCTGATGAGACTGGACTTGATTCCCAACAATTAAAATGCATTCATCAACTTTATCCAGCAGATGTTGTATTAAATCTGTTAGAAGATGAATTAAAAAAGAAAATTTATGCTGCGTTAATATTAGAGCCCATCCAAGGAAGAGGTGGCAAAAGAGCCTTCACAGCTGAATTTCTAAAAACATGTAAAGAATTGTGTGCAAAATATGGAACTCTCCTCGTTTTTGATGAAATTTATACTGGCTTTGGCAGAACGGGGAAATTATTTGCCTTACAACATTTTAATGTAACACCCGATTTACTTTGTTTAGGCAAGGCAATGGGGGGTGGACTACCTATTAGTTTGTGTGTTGGCGACATAATGGAAGTATGGGAAAAATCTAAAGGCGAAGCAAGACAAACCCAAACTTTTTTAGGCCACCCATTAGCATGCGCTGTTGCTTATGAAACAATAAAAACTATCCAAAAAAATCTACCAAATTTTCAAAAAGAACTTCTTGCCATAGACCAAGAATTTTTAAAATTTCAACAAAATATGCAGCAAGAAGGTCTTTTTACACGCTTTCCTTTTGTAATAAGAGGGAAAGGATTTATGAAGGGAATTTGGTTTTATAAGAGTGATGCAGGATTTTGTGTTCCATTAATGGAACAATTACTAAATCATGGTTTTATTGTTTTGCCTGAAGGAGAAAGGGCAGATGTGCTCTCATTTACTCCACCATTAATAGTGAAAGCAAATCATTTTAACAAAATTTTTAAAACAATTATTCAACTTCTGAAAAATTCTGTCTAA